A region from the Caldicellulosiruptor naganoensis genome encodes:
- a CDS encoding ribonuclease HII, whose protein sequence is MKLGIDENYFELEESLLKEGYRFICGVDEAGRGPLAGPVFAAAVIMDRNRIIEGVRDSKKLTPKKREKLFEEILKESITYSVAMVDNKTIDEININNATFLAMKNAIEALEVVPDIVLVDGYEIPELNLPQKALVKGDRRSYSIACASILAKVSRDRFITQISSLYPIYKFEKHKGYGTKEHVQLILEYGPCEIHRKSFLKNILR, encoded by the coding sequence ATGAAATTGGGGATAGATGAAAATTATTTTGAACTTGAAGAGAGCTTGCTAAAAGAAGGGTATAGATTCATCTGTGGAGTTGATGAGGCAGGAAGAGGTCCATTGGCAGGACCTGTTTTTGCTGCTGCTGTCATAATGGATAGAAATAGAATAATTGAAGGTGTGAGAGATTCGAAAAAGCTAACTCCTAAAAAAAGAGAAAAGCTTTTTGAAGAAATTTTGAAAGAGAGTATCACATATTCGGTTGCGATGGTTGACAACAAAACAATTGATGAGATAAATATAAACAACGCAACATTTTTAGCAATGAAAAACGCAATAGAAGCTTTAGAGGTTGTCCCTGACATAGTTTTGGTTGATGGTTATGAGATTCCTGAGTTAAATCTTCCTCAGAAAGCATTGGTAAAAGGTGATAGAAGGTCATATTCTATTGCATGTGCATCTATCTTGGCAAAGGTTTCAAGAGACAGGTTTATTACTCAAATTTCTTCTTTGTATCCAATCTACAAGTTTGAAAAGCACAAAGGATATGGTACAAAAGAGCATGTACAGCTTATTTTAGAATATGGTCCCTGTGAGATTCACAGAAAATCCTTCTTGAAAAATATTCTCAGGTGA
- a CDS encoding EscU/YscU/HrcU family type III secretion system export apparatus switch protein, whose translation MNEAKRKKAVAIKYDIKEIAPKVVAKGQGLVAERILEKAKEQNIPIYHDQYVTEKLFNLELQQYIPEDLYEVVAQILVFIGYLDKINQNGDKNQ comes from the coding sequence ATGAATGAGGCGAAAAGAAAAAAAGCGGTTGCTATAAAGTATGATATCAAGGAAATAGCGCCCAAGGTTGTTGCAAAAGGTCAAGGGCTTGTTGCTGAGAGGATTTTAGAGAAGGCAAAAGAACAAAACATTCCTATCTATCATGACCAGTATGTAACAGAGAAATTATTCAATTTAGAGCTGCAACAATATATTCCTGAAGACCTATATGAAGTGGTAGCACAAATTTTAGTCTTTATTGGATATTTAGACAAAATAAATCAGAATGGAGACAAAAACCAATGA
- a CDS encoding YraN family protein — protein sequence MNKRELGNSGEEKALEFLKKMGYEILHRNFRCRFGEVDIIAKHGDVIVFVEVKTRRSLKFGYPSESVTVTKQRHLKKVAEFFSQRKEAKGYMFRFDVVEVYMNAKNEVIDINLIQDAF from the coding sequence ATGAACAAAAGAGAACTAGGGAATAGTGGTGAAGAAAAAGCATTAGAGTTTTTAAAGAAAATGGGCTATGAAATTTTACATAGGAATTTTCGGTGCAGATTTGGAGAAGTTGACATTATAGCAAAACATGGCGATGTGATTGTCTTTGTTGAGGTAAAGACAAGAAGAAGTCTAAAATTTGGTTATCCTTCTGAATCTGTTACTGTGACAAAACAAAGGCATTTAAAAAAAGTTGCTGAGTTTTTTTCTCAAAGAAAAGAGGCCAAGGGTTATATGTTCAGATTCGATGTTGTTGAAGTATATATGAATGCCAAAAATGAGGTGATAGATATAAACCTTATTCAAGATGCTTTTTAG
- a CDS encoding NAD(P)H-dependent oxidoreductase — MKVIGIISSLRKDGNTQILVESVLEGSKQAGAEIEVYRLNDLKFTWTMLQLKLNCF; from the coding sequence ATGAAAGTTATAGGAATTATCAGCAGTCTACGGAAAGATGGAAATACACAAATCTTAGTCGAGAGTGTGTTAGAAGGATCAAAACAGGCGGGTGCTGAGATTGAAGTTTATAGATTGAATGATCTTAAATTTACATGGACTATGTTACAGCTCAAACTAAATTGTTTTTAG
- the dpsA gene encoding dipicolinate synthase subunit DpsA, with product MEEIVEKSAVIVGPIPFSQDGEYIFAPLSKEFVTIEKLIKTISQKGIPLVASVVPQATRQICEQKNVKYYDLYEREELAILNAIPTAEGAVAIAIEKMPITLYSSNVMVLGYGRIGKVLSKILKGFECNVFVAARKASDLTWCRAFGYVPVELSKLKEYVNRIDLIVNTIPAKVIGREIIDNIREDALVIDLASKPGGIAFEYANQKGINVVHALSLPGKVSPKKAAQYIVEVLVSLLKELEGDKIES from the coding sequence TTGGAAGAGATTGTAGAAAAGTCTGCTGTAATTGTAGGACCTATTCCATTTTCCCAAGATGGCGAGTATATATTTGCTCCTCTTTCAAAAGAATTTGTCACAATAGAAAAACTAATAAAAACCATTTCTCAAAAAGGAATACCTCTTGTGGCAAGTGTAGTACCCCAAGCTACAAGACAAATTTGTGAACAAAAGAATGTAAAATACTATGATTTATACGAAAGAGAAGAACTTGCAATCTTAAACGCTATTCCCACCGCAGAAGGTGCTGTGGCTATTGCAATTGAGAAGATGCCAATAACTCTTTACTCTTCAAATGTGATGGTATTGGGATATGGAAGAATAGGAAAAGTACTTTCAAAGATACTAAAGGGATTTGAATGTAATGTATTTGTAGCTGCAAGGAAAGCATCCGATTTGACATGGTGCAGGGCATTTGGATATGTGCCAGTTGAACTTTCAAAGTTGAAAGAGTACGTTAACAGAATAGATTTAATTGTAAATACTATTCCAGCAAAGGTAATTGGCAGAGAAATTATAGATAATATAAGAGAAGATGCTCTTGTCATTGACCTTGCTTCAAAACCAGGAGGGATTGCCTTTGAATATGCAAATCAAAAGGGGATAAATGTGGTCCATGCACTTTCTCTTCCGGGGAAAGTTTCACCGAAAAAAGCAGCTCAGTATATCGTTGAGGTGCTTGTGAGTTTATTGAAAGAGTTGGAGGGGGATAAAATTGAGTCTTAA
- a CDS encoding dipicolinate synthase subunit B, with protein MSLNYVKIGFALTGSFCTFDKVISIIEELKQQGALITPIFSEKVQTINTRFGTATEIMNKIINICQTKSITNIVEAEPVGPKQLFDVLVVAPATGNFIAKLANGIIDETPVMCAKAVLRNQKPVVIAISTNNALGLNCKNLATLINTKNIYFVPFRQDDPVSKPNSLVAKYDLLIPTILEALSGKQIQPLLLGPRS; from the coding sequence TTGAGTCTTAATTATGTAAAGATTGGATTTGCTCTTACAGGGTCATTCTGTACGTTTGATAAAGTAATATCTATTATAGAAGAACTTAAGCAACAAGGAGCTTTAATTACCCCAATTTTTAGTGAAAAGGTACAGACAATAAACACACGGTTTGGAACAGCAACAGAGATTATGAACAAAATAATAAACATATGTCAAACAAAATCGATAACCAATATTGTTGAAGCAGAACCTGTCGGACCTAAACAACTGTTTGATGTTTTAGTGGTTGCACCTGCAACTGGAAATTTCATAGCAAAACTTGCAAATGGTATAATAGATGAAACTCCAGTTATGTGTGCAAAGGCTGTTTTGAGAAATCAAAAGCCTGTTGTGATTGCTATATCTACAAATAATGCACTGGGGTTAAATTGTAAAAATCTTGCAACTTTAATAAACACCAAAAATATATACTTTGTACCATTTAGACAAGATGACCCTGTTTCAAAACCGAATTCGCTTGTTGCTAAGTATGACCTTTTAATTCCAACAATTTTAGAGGCACTTTCTGGGAAACAAATCCAACCACTCTTGCTTGGTCCCAGAAGTTAA
- a CDS encoding FtsK/SpoIIIE family DNA translocase, translating into MKAKIANKKKRYRIKKEVFDRLNAEIVGTFLFFIFVFLVFSIFTNKVGIIGEFIKKVLLGCFGVGVLLILAFLLYVSIDSILKRPRVFSKTDVTLFTYILLTFILGATFFQASLYTSSHSFVKVIKDSYFTGLEFKGFGVFGSILTYPFITLFGYTGTLIVCISILVILSMIVFSFSIRNFVKNRKAKDVRINNQDKKAEEDVRPKMESFYNYQEYEENQEKKSNKIVVNLPKLRNNEPVSKKNNKLKEGEYIYPPLEYLKKPTENLSVSKKDINENVRKLEETLRNFGIEAQVTEVNVGPTITRYEIQPGQGVKVSRIVSLSDDIALALAAPSVRIEAPIPNKSAIGIEIPNREPQPVLIRELLEDHLFYTPSIKIPFAIGKDVAGKPVIGDITKMPHLLIAGATGSGKSVCINSLIISILYRCTPDEVKLILIDPKVVELSLYNGIPHLLIPVVTDAKKAANALSWAVSEMTNRYKLFAQAGVRDISSYNKWCEESKQEKLPFIVIIIDELADLMMVSPAEVEDAICRLAQMARAAGMHLVVATQRPSVDVITGLIKANIPSRIAFAVSSQVDSRTILDQAGAEKLLGRGDMLYLPMGLSKPMRVQGAYVSELEVEKVVEFLKQNFKIEYNQEVIEEINNKISNVKEQETDELLIKAIQIVVESKNASTSFLQRKLRIGYSRAARLLDQMEERGIVSRMDSSGKRQVLITKEQFDEMLMNME; encoded by the coding sequence ATGAAAGCAAAGATAGCAAATAAAAAAAAGAGATATAGAATTAAGAAAGAAGTTTTTGACAGATTAAATGCTGAGATTGTTGGAACTTTCCTATTTTTTATTTTTGTCTTTTTAGTTTTTTCCATATTTACGAACAAAGTAGGTATAATCGGTGAATTTATTAAAAAAGTCCTATTAGGATGTTTTGGAGTTGGGGTTTTATTAATACTTGCGTTTTTACTATATGTCTCTATTGATTCTATTCTTAAAAGACCCAGAGTATTTTCAAAAACTGATGTTACACTATTTACCTATATACTTCTTACGTTTATATTAGGGGCAACTTTTTTCCAGGCATCACTATATACTTCTTCACATTCGTTTGTAAAAGTGATAAAAGACTCATATTTCACAGGGTTAGAGTTCAAAGGGTTTGGAGTTTTTGGAAGTATACTTACATACCCTTTTATTACTCTGTTTGGCTATACTGGTACACTTATAGTGTGTATTTCAATATTGGTTATTTTAAGCATGATAGTGTTTAGCTTTTCAATAAGAAACTTTGTAAAAAACAGGAAGGCGAAAGATGTACGTATAAATAACCAAGACAAGAAAGCCGAAGAAGATGTCAGACCAAAAATGGAAAGCTTTTATAATTATCAAGAGTATGAAGAAAATCAAGAAAAAAAAAGTAATAAGATAGTTGTAAACCTGCCAAAACTGAGAAATAATGAGCCTGTAAGTAAGAAGAATAATAAGCTCAAAGAAGGAGAATACATATATCCCCCACTTGAATACCTAAAAAAACCAACTGAAAATCTTTCTGTTTCTAAAAAGGACATAAATGAGAACGTAAGAAAACTTGAAGAGACGTTAAGGAATTTTGGTATTGAAGCGCAGGTAACAGAGGTAAATGTAGGACCAACAATTACAAGATACGAGATTCAGCCTGGACAAGGTGTAAAGGTAAGCAGAATTGTCAGTCTTTCAGATGATATTGCACTGGCTTTGGCAGCACCTTCTGTGAGGATTGAAGCACCTATTCCAAACAAGTCAGCTATTGGAATAGAAATTCCTAACAGAGAACCCCAACCAGTTTTAATTCGAGAGTTGTTAGAGGATCATTTGTTTTATACCCCGAGTATAAAGATTCCTTTTGCTATAGGAAAAGATGTTGCAGGTAAGCCTGTAATTGGTGATATTACCAAGATGCCTCATCTTTTGATTGCGGGTGCAACTGGTTCTGGTAAGAGTGTATGTATTAACTCACTAATTATCAGTATTTTGTACAGGTGCACCCCTGATGAGGTAAAGCTCATTTTAATCGACCCGAAAGTAGTAGAGCTTAGTCTCTACAATGGAATTCCTCACCTTTTAATACCTGTTGTCACAGACGCTAAAAAAGCGGCAAATGCCCTTTCGTGGGCTGTTTCAGAAATGACAAACCGCTACAAGCTCTTTGCTCAGGCAGGTGTGAGAGATATTTCAAGCTACAATAAGTGGTGTGAAGAAAGTAAACAAGAAAAACTTCCTTTTATTGTAATTATAATTGATGAACTTGCTGACCTTATGATGGTATCGCCAGCTGAGGTTGAAGATGCAATTTGTAGGCTTGCACAGATGGCAAGAGCAGCTGGTATGCACTTGGTTGTTGCAACGCAAAGGCCGTCAGTTGACGTTATAACAGGGCTTATAAAGGCTAATATACCTTCAAGGATTGCATTTGCTGTATCATCGCAGGTAGATTCGCGAACAATACTTGACCAAGCAGGTGCTGAAAAGTTATTGGGAAGAGGAGATATGCTTTATCTTCCAATGGGACTTTCAAAACCAATGAGAGTGCAAGGTGCATATGTGTCTGAGCTTGAAGTTGAAAAAGTTGTTGAATTTTTAAAACAGAACTTCAAAATTGAATACAACCAAGAAGTAATTGAGGAGATAAACAATAAAATTTCAAATGTAAAAGAACAAGAGACAGATGAACTGCTAATAAAGGCAATTCAAATTGTAGTTGAATCAAAAAATGCTTCTACTTCATTTTTACAGCGAAAGCTCAGAATTGGCTATTCACGAGCAGCACGACTACTTGATCAAATGGAAGAAAGAGGAATAGTAAGTAGAATGGATAGTAGTGGAAAACGCCAGGTTTTAATCACAAAAGAACAGTTTGACGAGATGCTTATGAATATGGAGTGA
- a CDS encoding YgiQ family radical SAM protein, whose protein sequence is MAFLPICREDMKKRGWDELDFVFVCGDAYVDHPSFGHAIISRIIEDFGFRIGIIPQPDWRDSKSITVLGRPRIAFLVSSGNLDSMVAHYTSFKKPRSQDYYSPGMKMGLRPNRATIVYCNLIRKEYGDIPIIIGGIEASLRRFAHYDYWSDKVRASILIDSSADLLIYGMGEKPLFEILSRLKKGEDIKSIKDVKGTCYVAKDLSHLEGRDYIIIDSYEKVKEDKVAYAKAFAIQYREQNPFTGRIIVQPHRNLYVIQNPPAEPLTTEEMDYVYSLPYERNYHPIYEKDGGIKALEEVKFSIVSHRGCFGGCNFCALHFHQGRIIQKRSEKSILEEVKKLTQLPDFKGYIHDVGGPTANFRNPACFNQLQRGACKDRGCLFPTPCKNLIVDHREYFELLEKIRKIKGVKKVFIRSGIRYDYLLLDKDYKKYLEELCRYYVSGQLKIAPEHICNNVLKYMGKPQREVYEKFVEEYFKTNKKLGKKQFIIPYLMSGHPGCTLNDAIELALYLKKNGFIPEQVQDFYPTPGTVSTTMYYTGLNPFTLEKVYVPKTLKEKMMQRALLHFHNPKNYDLVYEALKLANREDLIGYEKNCLIPPKKHGGGMKSDGKYNRRQKNSANDKRRG, encoded by the coding sequence ATGGCTTTTTTACCTATTTGCAGGGAAGACATGAAAAAGCGTGGGTGGGACGAGCTTGATTTTGTATTTGTGTGCGGAGATGCGTATGTTGATCATCCTTCTTTTGGACATGCTATAATTTCGAGGATTATTGAAGATTTTGGTTTTCGGATAGGAATTATTCCACAGCCTGACTGGAGAGATTCAAAAAGTATAACAGTGTTAGGAAGACCACGTATTGCTTTTTTGGTATCAAGCGGAAACCTTGACTCAATGGTTGCACATTATACATCGTTCAAAAAACCGCGAAGTCAGGATTATTACTCACCTGGAATGAAGATGGGTTTGCGCCCGAACAGGGCTACAATTGTATATTGCAATCTCATAAGAAAGGAATATGGCGACATTCCAATTATAATTGGTGGGATAGAAGCATCACTTAGAAGATTTGCTCACTATGATTATTGGTCTGACAAGGTAAGAGCATCTATTCTGATTGATAGTAGTGCTGACCTTCTAATATATGGTATGGGTGAAAAACCCCTGTTTGAAATCTTATCAAGACTCAAAAAAGGTGAAGATATAAAAAGCATTAAAGATGTTAAAGGAACCTGTTATGTTGCAAAAGACCTTTCTCATCTTGAAGGAAGGGATTATATAATCATTGACAGCTATGAAAAGGTAAAAGAGGACAAGGTGGCATACGCAAAAGCATTTGCCATCCAGTACAGGGAACAAAATCCTTTTACAGGCAGAATAATTGTTCAACCACACAGAAATTTATACGTTATTCAAAACCCTCCCGCAGAACCTCTTACAACAGAAGAGATGGATTATGTATATTCTCTGCCATATGAGCGAAATTACCATCCAATATATGAAAAAGATGGTGGAATTAAAGCACTTGAAGAGGTAAAGTTTAGTATTGTTTCACACAGAGGGTGTTTTGGTGGTTGTAATTTTTGTGCGCTGCATTTTCATCAAGGGAGAATAATTCAAAAAAGAAGCGAAAAATCAATCTTAGAAGAAGTAAAAAAGCTGACTCAGCTTCCTGATTTTAAAGGATATATTCACGATGTTGGAGGTCCAACTGCAAACTTCAGAAATCCTGCCTGCTTTAATCAGCTGCAAAGAGGTGCTTGCAAAGATAGAGGGTGTCTATTTCCGACACCTTGTAAAAATTTGATTGTGGACCATAGGGAGTACTTTGAGCTACTGGAGAAGATAAGAAAAATAAAGGGTGTAAAGAAAGTGTTCATTCGTTCGGGAATAAGGTATGATTATCTTTTACTTGACAAGGATTATAAAAAATATCTTGAAGAGCTATGTCGCTATTATGTTTCTGGCCAGTTAAAAATTGCACCTGAACATATTTGCAATAATGTGTTAAAATATATGGGTAAACCACAAAGAGAGGTTTATGAAAAATTTGTAGAAGAATATTTTAAAACCAACAAAAAGCTTGGGAAGAAACAGTTTATAATTCCTTATTTGATGTCAGGACATCCGGGATGTACATTAAATGATGCAATTGAACTTGCTCTTTACTTAAAGAAAAACGGTTTTATACCTGAGCAGGTTCAGGATTTTTATCCAACACCCGGAACAGTTTCAACTACTATGTATTATACAGGTTTAAATCCTTTTACTTTAGAGAAAGTTTACGTTCCAAAGACGCTAAAAGAAAAAATGATGCAAAGGGCATTGCTTCATTTTCACAATCCTAAAAATTATGACCTTGTGTATGAAGCATTAAAACTTGCAAATAGGGAAGACTTGATTGGATATGAAAAAAACTGTCTGATTCCACCTAAAAAACACGGCGGAGGTATGAAAAGTGACGGCAAATATAATAGACGGCAGAAAAATAGCGCAAATGATAAAAGACGAGGTTAA
- the folD gene encoding bifunctional methylenetetrahydrofolate dehydrogenase/methenyltetrahydrofolate cyclohydrolase FolD: protein MIKDEVKIEIAKLKEKGIESTLAVVIVGDDPASRSYVNSKKKTCSEVGINSIEYALDSTTTQEDLENLIERLNQDPKINGILVQLPLPNGLDEARVCKKILPQKDVDGFHPMNVGMLTTGIDFEYSIKPCTPFGVIELLKRENIEIRGKHAVVIGRSNIVGKPLALLLLRENATVTICHSHTKNLKEICKTADILVAAVGKPKFVTADMVKEGAVVIDVGINRDETSKKIVGDVDFEVVKEVASYITPVPGGVGPMTVAMLMKNTLFATLLQNGLL from the coding sequence ATGATAAAAGACGAGGTTAAAATTGAGATAGCAAAACTGAAAGAAAAAGGAATTGAATCAACTTTAGCTGTTGTAATAGTTGGTGACGACCCGGCTTCACGAAGTTATGTAAATTCTAAGAAAAAGACATGTTCAGAAGTTGGAATAAATTCAATAGAGTATGCATTAGACAGTACTACAACGCAGGAAGACCTTGAGAATCTCATTGAAAGACTAAACCAAGATCCGAAGATTAATGGCATTTTAGTACAGCTTCCCTTACCCAATGGCTTAGATGAAGCAAGAGTTTGTAAAAAGATTTTGCCTCAAAAAGATGTAGATGGTTTTCATCCCATGAATGTTGGTATGCTTACAACAGGCATAGATTTTGAATATAGTATCAAGCCATGTACACCATTTGGTGTGATAGAGCTTTTGAAAAGAGAGAATATAGAAATCAGAGGAAAACACGCTGTTGTAATAGGGCGAAGCAATATAGTGGGAAAACCTCTGGCACTTTTGCTTCTGAGGGAAAATGCAACTGTTACTATATGCCACTCTCACACTAAGAATTTGAAAGAAATCTGCAAAACTGCTGATATTTTGGTTGCAGCCGTTGGCAAACCAAAGTTTGTAACAGCTGACATGGTAAAAGAAGGTGCTGTTGTAATTGATGTTGGAATAAACAGGGATGAGACTTCAAAAAAGATAGTAGGAGATGTAGATTTTGAAGTTGTTAAAGAGGTTGCCTCTTACATAACACCAGTACCGGGTGGTGTTGGACCAATGACAGTTGCAATGCTTATGAAAAACACACTCTTTGCAACACTTCTTCAAAACGGATTGTTATAA
- the rimO gene encoding 30S ribosomal protein S12 methylthiotransferase RimO — translation MVKVGFVSLGCNKNLVDSEIMMGACKEAGFEITPNAEDADVIVINTCGFINDAKQESIDTILEMAEYKNKKCKFLIVTGCLTQRYKDEILKEMPEIDAILGVKEMLKLPEVIKKLYEGEGKLQVFDNKATFVYTSSTPRIIATPKYYAYIKIAEGCNNRCSYCSIPLIRGDYVSRYMDDIIKEAEKLAKGGYKEIVLTAQDTTKYGLDIYKRKMLPILLQRLSEIDNIKWIRFLYSYPEDIDDELLNVIKDLPKVVKYFDIPIQHINNRILKLMNRRTSSENIKELIKRIRSAFDEVVIRTTVMVGFPTESEDEFEELYEFVKWAKFDRLGAFMYSQEEGTPAASLPQIDDETKVERYERILNLQRKISLEQNRKRIGKKYEVVIEGRDKNNFYIARSQFEAPEVDGKIIAFSKRKLLPGEYVTVKILDAFEYDLVGEVI, via the coding sequence TTGGTGAAGGTTGGATTTGTTTCACTTGGGTGCAACAAAAATCTTGTTGACAGCGAAATAATGATGGGTGCTTGTAAAGAGGCAGGTTTTGAAATAACACCAAACGCAGAGGATGCTGATGTGATTGTTATCAATACTTGCGGATTTATAAATGATGCAAAACAAGAGTCGATTGACACTATATTGGAGATGGCCGAGTACAAAAACAAGAAATGCAAATTTTTGATAGTAACAGGATGCTTGACGCAGCGCTATAAAGATGAAATTTTAAAAGAGATGCCAGAAATAGATGCGATCCTTGGTGTTAAAGAGATGCTAAAACTCCCAGAGGTAATCAAAAAACTCTATGAGGGAGAGGGTAAACTCCAGGTATTTGACAACAAGGCTACATTTGTCTACACAAGTTCCACACCACGCATTATTGCAACCCCAAAGTATTATGCCTACATAAAAATAGCAGAAGGTTGTAATAACAGATGTTCCTATTGTTCAATTCCATTGATTAGAGGGGATTACGTAAGTAGATATATGGATGATATAATCAAAGAAGCAGAGAAACTTGCTAAAGGTGGTTATAAAGAGATTGTGCTTACTGCTCAAGATACAACAAAATATGGATTAGATATATACAAGAGAAAGATGTTACCAATCTTGCTTCAAAGGTTAAGTGAAATTGATAACATAAAATGGATTAGGTTTTTATATTCTTATCCAGAAGATATTGACGATGAACTGTTAAATGTTATAAAAGACCTTCCAAAAGTAGTTAAATACTTTGATATACCAATTCAGCATATTAACAACAGAATTTTGAAACTGATGAACAGAAGAACTTCATCAGAAAATATTAAAGAGCTGATTAAAAGGATAAGGTCGGCATTTGATGAGGTTGTTATAAGAACAACAGTTATGGTTGGATTCCCAACAGAGTCAGAAGATGAGTTTGAAGAGCTTTATGAGTTTGTCAAGTGGGCAAAGTTTGATAGACTTGGTGCGTTTATGTACTCTCAGGAAGAGGGAACACCAGCTGCTTCTTTACCACAAATAGATGATGAGACAAAAGTCGAAAGATATGAAAGAATTTTAAATCTTCAGAGAAAGATCTCACTTGAACAAAATAGAAAAAGAATCGGCAAAAAGTATGAGGTTGTAATAGAAGGCAGAGATAAGAATAACTTTTACATTGCAAGAAGCCAGTTTGAAGCTCCTGAGGTTGACGGCAAAATTATAGCATTCTCTAAGCGAAAGCTTTTGCCAGGAGAGTATGTGACTGTAAAAATCTTGGATGCTTTTGAGTATGATTTAGTAGGAGAGGTAATTTGA
- the pgsA gene encoding CDP-diacylglycerol--glycerol-3-phosphate 3-phosphatidyltransferase, producing MNIANTITSIRILLIPLFMFFLLDCRLSYSKLIAAAIFIVAAITDSLDGYIARSKKIVTNFGKFLDPLADKLLITAALVGLVELNKISSWIAMIIIGREFIVTGLRMVAAAEGVVISANIWGKLKTISQIVAIVLLLVDNYPFEFLNFPLDQIALWIAVTLTIYSGFDYIKANWKIIDFTNK from the coding sequence ATGAACATTGCCAATACGATTACAAGTATAAGAATATTACTCATACCTCTTTTTATGTTTTTCTTACTTGATTGCAGGCTCTCATATTCAAAATTAATAGCTGCAGCCATATTTATTGTTGCTGCTATTACAGACAGCCTTGATGGATACATCGCGCGTTCTAAGAAAATTGTAACTAATTTTGGAAAGTTCCTTGACCCACTTGCCGACAAGCTATTAATTACAGCAGCTCTTGTTGGGTTAGTTGAGCTCAACAAGATTTCTTCATGGATAGCTATGATAATCATCGGACGAGAATTTATTGTAACAGGACTCAGAATGGTTGCTGCTGCAGAAGGTGTGGTAATTTCTGCCAATATTTGGGGAAAGCTAAAGACAATAAGTCAGATTGTTGCGATAGTATTGCTTTTGGTTGACAACTATCCTTTTGAGTTTTTGAACTTTCCGCTGGACCAAATTGCTCTATGGATTGCTGTAACACTTACAATCTATTCAGGATTTGACTATATAAAAGCTAACTGGAAGATAATAGACTTTACCAATAAGTGA